The genome window TAAAAGATCTATATTTACATTATATAAATAAAGATGCTTCTGTTGAAAGAATAAAAAAACTTTCTTTTATGACATCATTAGGTTTTGGAATTATTGTATTTTTACTTTCATTAAATCCACCTAATTTATTAGTTTGGATTAATTTATTTGCTTTTGCTGGATTAGAGGCTACTTTCTTCTGTCCAATAGTTTTTGGTTTATTTTGGAAAAAAGCAAATGCTACTGGTGCTATAGCTTCAATGTTATTTGGTTTTATAACTTTTATTTACTTAACAGTTTGTAAAATAACTATTTTAGGAATGCACAATATTGTTCCAGTTTTATTTGTTAGTACAATTGTTTTTATTATAGGTTCTCATTTAGGAGATCCTACTGATGAAAAAACATTAGAAACTTTCTTTAATTAAGAAGAATTTTTTATATAAAAATAAAAAAAGGAAAAAGTTTACTTTCAATTGTTAATACTTATACAATACTCATTATAGTAAATTTTTTCCTTTTCTATTATTAAGTAATTTTATTACTATTTACTTTCAATCTCTTCTATAATTTTTTCAACATTTTCAAAATTTAATGTCTCTTTATCTTGTAATCTTTTTACAATATTTCCATCTCTATCTATAACAAAAGTTGTTGGATAACGTTTTATTTCATAAGCTTCAAATAATTTTTGTGCTTCTAATACTGTAGGGATATTATATCTCTTTTGATTTATATAACTTTTTACATTAGCAAGTTCTTCATTATTAACGCCTAAAAATATTACATCTTCTTTATTTTCTCCATACTTTTTAAAAAGTTCTTTTTTAGTATCAGTTTCACCTCTACAAGTAGGACACCAAGAAACCCAGAAATTTAAAAATATTATTTTCCCTTCATATTTTTCTAAACTTTGCTCAATTCCAAATTGATCCTTTAATAAAAAATCTTCAGCTTTTTTCTCCTCAGCAAATACTACTGTAGAAAAAATCAACATAATAACTAATATAATTTTCTTCATTTTATCCTCCCTTTTATATAAAAAGAAGAATAACTCTCCTAAGACTTATACAAGTATAATTTTATAGGTAAGTTATTCTCTTTCAAGTTAAATTTTTTTATTATTTTGTTTCTGCTATTTCACAAGCTTCACAAGTAGCTCCATTTAGTTCTCTTTCAGCTAAAATATCTTCAATATGTTCTTTTGTTTCTGTTAAAGCTTCAACAGACATATCTTCATAATTTACTGTATCACAAGATTTTATATTTATTCCTTGATTTCTTAAAAATGCATCTACTTTAGCTTTATTTTTTTTGTATAGGTAATATCCAGCTACTGTTACTCCTACTCCTACTGCTACTCCTACTACATGAGCTTTTGTTATTTTTCCATTTCCACCAAATCCAAATCCGAACATGGCTATACCTCCTTTTATTTATTTATAGTTATATACTTTTCAGTATTTCTTGCTATATTTTTATTTTTTCTAAAAAATATGTGATAAATTAAATCTCCAATATTATCTATACTATTGTCTTCTGAAACATTTGCTATATAGTAATCTTTATTTTCCTGTTTATCTTTTATTCTAAAAAATTTTACTTCTTTTGCATCATTGTTTGTTGAAATTAAGTGTCTTCCAAAAGTAGTAAGCCAAATCATAGCAACTATTGAAAGTTTTGGTGTATTTAAAAATGATTTTATTAAATACACAGCTGGTAATATTTCTAAATCAAAAACTCCTTTTCTATTTGTTTCAACACAAGCGTGTTCTAAAATAGCTGTAGATGTTAATGAAATTGAAAACCAATTCATTATATTTTGAAGTTGTGTATCATTTCTATTTATTAACATATTTATACCTGACATTAAAATAGAAGCTCCTGAATATATAGCAAAACTTTCTATAGCTTTTTGCTCTACTCCTTCTAATAATTTTACTGGCATCATACCGTTCTCAATAGAAAATGCTGTAAGTATTTTATATATTACCTCTTGTAAATTTATTTTTTCTGGATTGAATACAGCTACTATACTCTTTGTTACAGGACTATATTTTAACTCCACACTTTCACTATCTTTTACTATATTCTCCTTAAATTTCTCAAAAGATTTTATAGGTTCAGATAGTTTTAATCTTACTCTATTTGGTAACTTATGCATAATTGTTACACTAAGCTTTTTCATTCCCCTCTCCTTAATTCTTTAATTTATATTTTAGAAGTTTTAAAGAGTTTCCTACAACTAATATGGTACTCATATTGTGAATAACTGAACTATATATTGCAGGAAGTATTCCTGTTGCTCCTAATACTAAAGCAAATGAATTTATTCCTATTGCCATAGCAAAATTTTCTTTTATAGTTTTTACGGTTTTCTTAGAAAGTCCAATTACTTCTGGAACTAATAATGGATCATCTTTAGTTATAGTTATATCTGCTGCCTCCATAGCTACATCTGTTCTTGTACTACCTAAAGCTACTCCAATATTAGCATAAGATAAGGCTGGAGCATCATTTATTCCATCTCCTATCATTATTACATTACTTCCTCTAGATTGTAAAGCTAAAATATTTTTTGCTTTATCTTCTGGTAATAATTCTGATTCATAACTATCAATTGACATTCTTGAAGCTATAGTTTGAGCTTGTTGTTCCAAATCTCCAGTTAATAATACAATCTCATCTATTCCTTGCCCTCTAAGTCTATTTATAGTTTTTTTAATATTTTCTCTAGGTGGATCAGTAACTCCTATAAGTCCAATTAATTTATCATTTTTAGCTACATAGATAAGTATTTCTCCTCTTCCTAAGATAACTCTTACTTCATCATTGAAGTTCTCAGTAGAGATTCCATTCTCTTCCATATATTTTTTGCTACCTACTCTTATTATATTATTCTCCACAGATGTTTCAATTCCTCTTGCTACTATAACTTTATTTTCACTATGATTAGGAATTTCAATACCTCTCTCTTTTACTTCATTTAAAATGGCAACAGCTAATGGATGTGTTGAAGTTTCTTCTGCTGCTGCTGCATAAGATAGCATAATATTTTCTCCTATGTTTTTATCCAATAACTTTATAGTTTGTACACTTGGTCTTCCCTCAGTAATAGTTCCAGTTTTATCAAAAATAATTGTATCTGCTTTAGAAATTTCCTCTATATAGTTACTTCCTTTTATTAAAATCCCATTCTTAGCTGCTGTATTTATAGCTGCTGAAAAGGCTGCTGCAGTAGATAATCTTATTCCACATGAATAATCAATTACAAGCATACTCATAGCTTTTTGAATATTTCTTGTAGCTCCATAAACTATTCCAGCAAGTAAAAAGTTTAATGGTATTAATTGTGCTGAAAAATTATCTGCATAATTTTGAATTTGTGCCTTATTGAAATTAGCATCTTCTACAAGTTTTATAATTCTAGATACAGTTCTTTCATCTCCAACTTTTTCTGCTTCTATGGTTATATTTCCATTTTTAATAATTGTTCCAGCAAAAACATTTTCACCTATTTTCTTAGTAACAGGCATATATTCCCCTGTAATAGAAGACTGATCTATATATGCTTCTCCTTTTACAATAGTTCCATCAACACTTATCTTTTCTCCTGTTTGAACAACTATTTTATCTCCTTTACTTATCTCTTCAATTGCTACTTTTTGGATACTTCCATTTTCCATTACTTTCCAAACATAGTTTTCTCCAACACTTAGCATATCTTTTATAGCTCCTCTTGTTTTCTTCATTGTATAAACAGTTAGAAGCTCAGCAAACTCTTCCATTATCATAATTGTAAGAGCTGTTTTTTCTTTTCCTAAAAGTAAACTACTTATTATAGCACTTGAACTTAAAGTATCAGCATTTGGTCTTTTATTTTTTACAAGAGAACCTAATCCATTTGAAATAACAGGTGTAGCTAAAGATAATACTGCTAAAGTATTTGGATTTAACAATCTTTTTATTCCAGTGGTAGTAACATTAGAGTTTTTCTTAAAAAGATTATATACTAGTAGTAATCCTGCTGCTGCTATTTTTTTTATTATCTCTTCTGGAGATTCCTCTTGTAACTTTCTTTCAATGACAATATTTTTATTATTTTCTGTTTTTTCATTTCTATATATTTCAACTAAATATACATTTAATGTATTTTGAATAAGAGAAATTAAATTATCATCAGTAACATTTATATCATCAAAATATATAACTACTGTTCCAGTTATACTACTGATTCTTGCACTTTCTATATATCTAACTTGCTCTAATTGCTCCTCTATTTCTTTTTTTAATCTCCCTAGATATTTTAAAGCCCTAGATTTTATACGAACTCTACCTCTTATTTTATGAATAACTTCACAATATAAAAGATGTCCATTAGTACCTCTTTTCATGTCCTATCTTCCTTTCTTTAGCTCTTTACATAAAATATCATAAAATTTATCTAAATTTCTCTCTATCTCTTCCACAGACATTTTATTATAAACATCTTCGTTTTCCACGATTTTTTTCCACACAAAATTTAACCAATCTACTATTTTCTTCTCATTTGTTAATAAAGGATTATATTTTACAAGTACCTTACTTGTTATATAAGAATAAGATATCTCCTCTATTCCTTTTTCCATCTTTATTATACTTGTTGTATAGTGTTCATACTTTTTCATGTCCTCAGGGACTTTATCAAGTCCAGGAATTTGAAGTCTTAATCTCCCTGGAATACTATGAACCACTTTTATTTTGTTGAAATACAAAAATGCTGATTTTAACAGACTATTCACTAATTTCCTCCTTTAGATATCAAATTAAATCCCCACCATAAAAGATTTACTCCATTAGGCATAATAGGATTTTGTCTGATTTTTTTTATTCCATACACTATAAATAACAGAGCTATTGTACTTTTTAAATCTAAAATTCCCTTCGTCTTATTATATATAGCAAAATCTACACTTTCTACAATCTCTTTCATACCTGTATGTAGTTTTCCAAATCTTTTTTCAAAAACTTTTTCTTCTAGGTCTAAAATATTTAATACTACTCCAATTAAAGTAATTGGATCTATAATTTCCTCATTAAAATTTATAAGTGTACTTCCTATTAAAACATTTATACTTACATTTTCTATCCCATTTAAACCTAATAATCTTCCCTTTAACTCTTGAGATTTTATCTCATTTTCCATAAGAGAATCTATTTTTAATCTTATTCTACCTTTTATATAATGTTTTACTTCTAAAATGCCATAAAAATCTGGAAGTATTTTTTTATTCATTTTTTACCTCTATTTATAATTTATATTTATTTTGTTTATCTTTTTAGTATACACTTTTTTATAATATAATTCAAGATTTTTTTATTTAAAGAATAAAAAGCAGTCCTTTTCTATCAGGCTGCTTTTTATATCTAACTAACTTTTTTTCTATTTATATATCTTTTACATTGTTGTTCTACATTATAACCAAGTAAAACTCCTAAAATAAAATCCTCTTCTGGTGAAAATTCTCTTAAAGAATTTTTCTTAAATTTTTTTAAAACTTCTATACAATTTTCTGTACCAAAAAAAACATTAACATAACCAGATTTTAAATTTTCTAAAAAATAACTATAATTACATCTATTTAATCTATCTTTTATAATTTCGAAATTTTCAGTAGTAGTGGTTAAAAGAGCTAAACTTCTTAATCCTTTATTTAGTTCATACATCATATGAAAAAATACACCAAGTTCATTTCTCTTTTGTTCACTCATATTATTTTACCTTTTCTACCCAATTTTTTATTCTTTCATCTGTTAAATCACTTTGATTATTTTCATCTATAACTAATCCTACAAACTCTTCATCTACTACTGCCTTTGAACTTCCAAAATTATATCCTTCTGTTGATGTTTTTCCTACTAAAGTTATTCCCATATCTTTTATCTCTTCATAGATAGTTCCTATTCCATCTACAAAAGTATCTCCAAATCCCTCTTGATCTCCTATTCCTATAAGTCCAACTTTTTTCCCTGAAAGATTTTTAGTCTTTAACTTTTCTAAAGCATCATACCAATCATCTTGTAAATCTCCCATTCCCCAAGTAGAAGTTGCAAATATTACAAAATCATACTCTTCTACTTTATCAATTTCATTTGCTGAATAAACTTCTGCTCCTAATAATTCACCAACTTTTTGTGCTATCATTTCTGTTGTTCCTGTTGTACTTCCAAAGAAAATTGCTGTTTTCATCTTATTCCTCCTTGTTCTCTTATAAATGTGATTTAATTATACTCCCTTTTATTTTGTTTGTCAAATTATTTTTTAATAAAATATTTTATAGATATATTTATTAATTATTCTTGTCTTTTTCTCTTTTACAAGTTAAAATATACTAAAATAGATGAGGTGATTTTATGAAAAAAATTTTATTATCTTCTTTTTTTATATTTTCTCTTTTAGCTTGTACTTCTCCAAATCTAACAACTAAAGATTTTTTGTAGAAAGTACTCATCAATTTCAAGGTGGATTCAAAAACTCTGGATATAGTACAACCTCTAAAATTGTAACTTCAGATAATAATAGTTTTTTAATTGAAAATACAAAAGATAGTGCTACTAATGTTCAAAGAATTTATCTTTTAAATGAGGATAAAATTCTTCTTCTTTTTACTGGTGAAAATCCAATTGATAACTTAGATTCTCTAAATCTTGATAATGGTGAGATTGTTTTACAAGCTCCTTTTACAGTTGGAGAAAAATGGATTTCAAACAGTAATACATATGAAATAATCTCAGTTGGAGCTGATGAAATTCAGGTAAAAAAATCTTTTCCAAGTGGAATTAAAGAGATAACAACTTATAAAAAAGGGGAATGGAAAATAAAAAGAGATATTCTACAATAATTTATCAAAGGAGTCTTTAATGAGAGAAATTACTTGTCCTTTAGAAGCAATTTTTCATATTTTAAAAGGAAAATGGTCTCCTATGATTGTATGGAGAGCTAGATTGGGAAACCAAAGACTTACAGATTTAAAAAAGGATATTTTAAATTGTAATGAAAAAATGTTAATTCAACATATAAATGAACTTTTAGAATATGGTGTTTTAGAAAAAATTGAATTTGATACTTATCCTAAACATACTGAATATAGATTAACAGAATTTGGTTGGTCTTTAATTCCTCCTCTTGCTAAATTTCAAGAATTAGGTATAGGATACTTACAAAAAAGTCAGTTATTAACAAAAGATAAATAATATGATATCCTAAAGAAAAAATTTAGGAGGTATATTATGAAAAAAAGTTTATTACTTGGTTTGTTTGTTTTAGGAATTTCAGCCTTTGGTTTTGAATTAAATAGTTCTGGAGTGGAGAATGGATATATTCAACCTAAGTATGGACAAAATGGAACTCAAAACATAAAAGGAATGCCTTCTCTTTCACTTCCATTAGAGTGGAAAGATGCACCTAAAGGAACTAAAAGTTTTGCTATTGTTATGGATGATTATGATGCTATTCCAGTTACTGGATTCACTTGGATTCACTGGTCAGTAATTGTTCCTGGAAATACAAATAGTTTAAAAGAAAATGCTAGTTTGGAAAACAAGAATATTGTTCAAGGAGTAAATAGTTGGATTTCATCTATGGGTGGTCTTTCTAAAGCTGAAGCTTCTCACTTTGGTGGTCCTGCTCCTCCAGATCAAGACCATACATATAATATTACTATTTATGCTTTAGATAAAGAATTAAACCTAGAAAATGGTTACTATCTAAATGAATTATATAAAGAGATGGATGGACATATTTTAGATCAAACAACTTTAAAAGCTAAGTATAAAAAATAAAATTATTTAACAATATAAAAGGAAAAAAGTTTACTTCCAATTGTTAGTATTTCTACAATACTCATTACAGTAAATTTTTTTCCTTTTCATTTGCTCTTTCTTTTTTGACGAAAATTATTTTTAAATTTTATAATTTTTTAGTTCTTTTATTTATTTACTACATGAATAGCTATTGAATTTTATCATATCTATTAATTTTTCATAAGAAGATACTCATATAAGTTATTCTCTATCTCATTTTTCAATTTTAATTCATATTCAACTACACTATTTCCCTTATAGTTTATAATCTCTTTAGGATTTAATACCTCTTTTACTTGTCCTAAATAATAAAAATTTTCTCCTGATTTCTTTTTAATAAAAGCTTCTAAAGTATAATAATTTTCAGCTATTTTCCCCTCTGCTGTAAGCTTACCATTTCTCTTTAAACATCTTTGATTTTTAGAATAC of uncultured Fusobacterium sp. contains these proteins:
- a CDS encoding TlpA disulfide reductase family protein, producing the protein MKKIILVIMLIFSTVVFAEEKKAEDFLLKDQFGIEQSLEKYEGKIIFLNFWVSWCPTCRGETDTKKELFKKYGENKEDVIFLGVNNEELANVKSYINQKRYNIPTVLEAQKLFEAYEIKRYPTTFVIDRDGNIVKRLQDKETLNFENVEKIIEEIESK
- a CDS encoding heavy metal translocating P-type ATPase: MKRGTNGHLLYCEVIHKIRGRVRIKSRALKYLGRLKKEIEEQLEQVRYIESARISSITGTVVIYFDDINVTDDNLISLIQNTLNVYLVEIYRNEKTENNKNIVIERKLQEESPEEIIKKIAAAGLLLVYNLFKKNSNVTTTGIKRLLNPNTLAVLSLATPVISNGLGSLVKNKRPNADTLSSSAIISSLLLGKEKTALTIMIMEEFAELLTVYTMKKTRGAIKDMLSVGENYVWKVMENGSIQKVAIEEISKGDKIVVQTGEKISVDGTIVKGEAYIDQSSITGEYMPVTKKIGENVFAGTIIKNGNITIEAEKVGDERTVSRIIKLVEDANFNKAQIQNYADNFSAQLIPLNFLLAGIVYGATRNIQKAMSMLVIDYSCGIRLSTAAAFSAAINTAAKNGILIKGSNYIEEISKADTIIFDKTGTITEGRPSVQTIKLLDKNIGENIMLSYAAAAEETSTHPLAVAILNEVKERGIEIPNHSENKVIVARGIETSVENNIIRVGSKKYMEENGISTENFNDEVRVILGRGEILIYVAKNDKLIGLIGVTDPPRENIKKTINRLRGQGIDEIVLLTGDLEQQAQTIASRMSIDSYESELLPEDKAKNILALQSRGSNVIMIGDGINDAPALSYANIGVALGSTRTDVAMEAADITITKDDPLLVPEVIGLSKKTVKTIKENFAMAIGINSFALVLGATGILPAIYSSVIHNMSTILVVGNSLKLLKYKLKN
- a CDS encoding HMA2 domain-containing protein, with the translated sequence MNSLLKSAFLYFNKIKVVHSIPGRLRLQIPGLDKVPEDMKKYEHYTTSIIKMEKGIEEISYSYITSKVLVKYNPLLTNEKKIVDWLNFVWKKIVENEDVYNKMSVEEIERNLDKFYDILCKELKKGR
- a CDS encoding HMA2 domain-containing protein, producing the protein MNKKILPDFYGILEVKHYIKGRIRLKIDSLMENEIKSQELKGRLLGLNGIENVSINVLIGSTLINFNEEIIDPITLIGVVLNILDLEEKVFEKRFGKLHTGMKEIVESVDFAIYNKTKGILDLKSTIALLFIVYGIKKIRQNPIMPNGVNLLWWGFNLISKGGN
- a CDS encoding DUF2023 family protein; protein product: MSEQKRNELGVFFHMMYELNKGLRSLALLTTTTENFEIIKDRLNRCNYSYFLENLKSGYVNVFFGTENCIEVLKKFKKNSLREFSPEEDFILGVLLGYNVEQQCKRYINRKKVS
- a CDS encoding flavodoxin produces the protein MKTAIFFGSTTGTTEMIAQKVGELLGAEVYSANEIDKVEEYDFVIFATSTWGMGDLQDDWYDALEKLKTKNLSGKKVGLIGIGDQEGFGDTFVDGIGTIYEEIKDMGITLVGKTSTEGYNFGSSKAVVDEEFVGLVIDENNQSDLTDERIKNWVEKVK
- a CDS encoding helix-turn-helix domain-containing protein, which codes for MREITCPLEAIFHILKGKWSPMIVWRARLGNQRLTDLKKDILNCNEKMLIQHINELLEYGVLEKIEFDTYPKHTEYRLTEFGWSLIPPLAKFQELGIGYLQKSQLLTKDK
- a CDS encoding YbhB/YbcL family Raf kinase inhibitor-like protein — encoded protein: MKKSLLLGLFVLGISAFGFELNSSGVENGYIQPKYGQNGTQNIKGMPSLSLPLEWKDAPKGTKSFAIVMDDYDAIPVTGFTWIHWSVIVPGNTNSLKENASLENKNIVQGVNSWISSMGGLSKAEASHFGGPAPPDQDHTYNITIYALDKELNLENGYYLNELYKEMDGHILDQTTLKAKYKK